The following proteins are encoded in a genomic region of Pyrus communis chromosome 11, drPyrComm1.1, whole genome shotgun sequence:
- the LOC137709469 gene encoding probable fructokinase-5, translated as MANSGSPLVVAFGEMLIDFVPDTAGVSLAESTGFLKAAGGAPANVACAITKLGGKSAFVGKVGDDEFGHMLINILKKNGVNAEGVCVDKHARTALAFVTLKNDGEREFMFYRNPSADMLLKDSELNMGLIKQAKIFHYGSISLIAEPCRSAHMAAMKAAKEAGVLLSYDPNVRLPLWPSADAARQEIKSIWNQADFIKVSDDEVNFLTQGDSEKEDVVLSLWHDNLKLLVVTDGEKGCRYYTKKFKGKVAGFSVKAVDTTGAGDSFVGSFLLSMANDMSIFEDEAKLKEALSFANACGAICTTQKGAIPALPTQSDARELISKSKAK; from the exons ATGGCGAATTCAGGGAGTCCACTAGTTGTAGCGTTTGGGGAGATGCTCATCGACTTTGTGCCAGACACGGCCGGAGTTTCGTTGGCCGAGTCCACGGGGTTCCTCAAGGCCGCCGGCGGTGCACCTGCCAATGTGGCTTGTGCCATCACCAAGCTTGGTGGTAAATCGGCTTTCGTTGGCAAG GTTGGAGATGACGAGTTCGGACACATGCTGATcaacatattgaagaagaaCGGGGTGAACGCGGAGGGAGTGTGCGTGGATAAGCATGCCAGAACAGCGTTGGCGTTCGTGACCTTGAAGAACGACGGTGAAAGGGAGTTCATGTTTTACCGGAACCCCAGTGCTGATATGTTGCTCAAGGATTCGGAGCTAAACATGGGTCTTATCAAGCAGGCTAAGATATTCCACTACGGATCCATAAGCCTCATAGCCGAGCCATGCAGATCGGCTCATATGGCAGCCATGAAAGCCGCTAAGGAAGCTGGCGTTTTGCTTTCCTACGATCCCAACGTCAGGTTGCCCCTCTGGCCCTCTGCTGATGCTGCTAGGCAGGAGATCAAGAGCATATGGAATCAGGCTGATTTCATCAAG GTGAGCGACGACGAGGTGAACTTCCTGACGCAAGGAGATTCTGAGAAAGAAGATGTGGTTCTGTCCCTGTGGCATGACAACCTCAAACTGCTCGTGGTCACTGATGGTGAGAAGGGCTGCAGATATTACACTAAG aaattcaaaggaAAGGTGGCCGGCTTCTCAGTTAAAGCCGTGGACACAACCGGCGCCGGTGATTCTTTTGTTGGTTCATTTTTGCTTTCCATGGCCAATGATATGTCCATCTTTGAG GACGAAGCAAAATTGAAGGAGGCTCTGAGTTTTGCAAATGCTTGTGGAGCTATCTGTACAACTCAAAAGGGTGCCATTCCAGCTCTTCCAACCCAGTCTGATGCCCGTGAGCTCATTTCCAAGTCCAAAGCCAAATAG
- the LOC137707697 gene encoding nicastrin isoform X1 yields MAMKFLLLLFLLSFHLRLAFSGQTSKMESVPDLQSSMYMTLDGYPCVRLLNLSGEIGCSNPGREKVVAPIIRLNNATELSQLSAVLLSVDKIQSFLARILNDSNFAKNVAGVLVESRPELQNQLKGFSPAQKFPQSEFAPYTSINYEWNPTGSGIMWNPYNFPVFLLSQTSTLTIQEAAIKNQKSKKSYTDDVAEFDLVMQTMKSGTRDSESCLKENTCLPLGGYSVWSSLPPINISSPEHSKPIILVLASMDSASFFRDKALGANSPISGLISLLAAVDALSRADDLDGFNKQLVFAVFTGEAWGYLGSRRFLLELDLQSNAVSGLNYSLIEKVVEIGSVGKGLNQGAKNFFIHTAGVSSSTNETLDAVSRAQDSVKSENITISSANASNPGIPPSSLMTFLRKNSLTSGVVLEDFDNVFTNKFYHSHLDDLSNINSSSIAAAASLVARSLYILASDTKNLSSSALMSINVNASLVEELVGCLVDCEPGLSCDLVKSYISPANTCPSHYVGVILDEPSSTPDLGYVGDISRFVWNFLAERTSIPKENASSVCTQDCSNDGEVCIRAETEGKGVCVVSTTRYVPAYSTRLKFESGGTWTVLPPNNSDPMGQLDAVWTESNWDVIGLRVYTVQNSSFDRLVLLGSIAVTVLAYFAIVIFKGCVTKALKRD; encoded by the exons ATGGCCATGAAATTCCTTCTACTGCTTTTCTTGCTCAGCTTTCATCTTCGTCTCGCATTCTCTG gACAGACAAGCAAGATGGAGTCAGTTCCTGATCTTCAGAGTTCAATGTATATGACACTTGATGGATATCCTTGTGTACGGCTACTCAATCTTTCTGGGGAGATTGGTTGTTCAA ATCCTGGAAGAGAGAAGGTTGTCGCTCCGATTATAAGATTGAACAATGCTACTGAGTTGTCTCAGTTATCTGCAGTTCTGTTGTCAGTtgataaaattcaaagttttcttgCCAG AATATTGAATGATTCAAATTTTGCTAAAAATGTTGCCGGTGTCTTGGTTGAATCCAGACCTGAGCTGCAAAATCAGTTGAAAG GATTCTCTCCAGCTCAAAAGTTCCCACAATCTGAATTTGCTCCTTACACTAGCATCAACTATGAATGGAACCCAACT GGCTCTGGTATAATGTGGAACCCATATAACTTTCCTGTATTCTTACTCTCGCAGACTAGCACATTGACCATCCAGGAG GCGGCCATAAAGAATCAGAAGAGCAAGAAATCTTATACTGATGATGTGGCTGAGTTTGATCTGGTAATGCAG ACAATGAAATCTGGGACTCGTGATTCCGAATCTTGTCTAAAGGAAAACACTTGCCTTCCCTTAGGTGGATACAG TGTTTGGTCATCACTTCCCCCAATCAACATTTCATCACCAGAACACTCCAAGCCCATTATACTTGTACTGGCGTCAATGGATTCAGCTTCTTTTTTCCGTGATAAAGCACTCGGCGCCAACTCTCCTATATCT GGGCTGATTTCATTGCTGGCCGCAGTTGATGCACTTTCTCGTGCGGATGATCTGGATGGCTTCAATAAACAG CTTGTTTTCGCCGTTTTCACTGGAGAGGCCTGGGGCTATCTTGGTAGCAGGAGATTTTTGCTTGAACTTGATCTGCAGTCTAATGCTGTTAGTGGTCTTAATTACTCATTGATTGAGAAG GTTGTGGAAATTGGATCTGTTGGAAAGGGCCTCAACCAAGGAGCTAAGAACTTTTTCATTCATACAGCTGGG GTTTCATCTTCCACAAATGAGACATTGGATGCTGTGAGTCGTGCCCAAGATTCAGTCAAGTCTGAAAACATTACAATCTCATCTGCAAATGCTTCAAATCCTGGGATACCTCCATCCTCCTTGATGACTTTTCTGAGAAAG AACTCTCTAACCTCTGGGGTTGTGTTGGAAGATTTTGATAATGTCTTCACCAACAAGTTCTACCACAGTCACCTTGATGATTTAT CAAATATCAACTCATCATCCATTGCGGCAGCTGCTTCCCTTGTAGCACGCTCCCTTTACATTCTTGCAAGTGACACCAAAAATCTAAGCAGTTCTGCTCTGATGTCTATCAACGTGAATGCTTCACTAGTTGAAGAACTAGTGGGTTGCCTGGTAGACTGTGAGCCAGGTCTTTCTTGTGATCTGGTGAAAAGCTATATATCACCAGCCAATACCTGCCCGAGCCATTATGTTGGCGTTATACTTGATGAACCTTCCTCCACACCTGATCTGGGATACGTTGGTGACATTTCAAGGTTCGTTTGGAACTTCCTGGCCGAAAGAACTTCTATTCCGAAGGAAAATGCAAGCTCTGTTTGTACTCAAGACTGCAGTAATGATGGTGAAGTATGTATTAGAGCAGAAACAGAGGGAAAGGGTGTCTGTGTTGTCTCCACAACCAG ATATGTTCCGGCATACTCAACACGGTTGAAATTTGAATCTGGTGGAACGTGGACTGTGTTGCCTCCGAATAACTCTGACCCCATGGGGCAGTTGGACGCTGTTTGGACAGAGAGCAACTGGGATGTGATCGGGCTTCGGGTCTACACTGTCCAAAATTCTTCTTTCGATCGTCTCGTCTTACTCGGGAGCATTGCCGTTACAGTCTTGGCTTACTTTGCAATAGTGATTTTCAAGGGCTGCGTGACGAAGGCTTTAAAACGCGATTGA
- the LOC137707571 gene encoding NADH dehydrogenase [ubiquinone] iron-sulfur protein 1, mitochondrial-like, which translates to MGLGSLASRAMRPTVSRLLGFQNPRPFFSFHRAVSTTPELQNADQSAAAAHPDPPADLPPRTPVGGARVHFPNPEDAIEVFVDGYPVKIPKGFTVLQACEVAGVDIPRFCYHSRLSIAGNCRMCLVEVEKSPKPVASCAMPAMPGMKIKTDTPIAKKAREGVMEFLLMNHPLDCPICDQGGECDLQDQSMAFGSDRGRFTEVKRSVVDKNLGPLVKTVMTRCIQCTRCVRFATEVAGVQDLGMLGRGSGEEIGTYVEKLMTSELSGNVIDICPVGALTSKPFAFKARNWELKGTETIDVTDAVGSNIRIDSRGPEVLRIVPRLNEDINEEWISDKTRFCYDGLKRQRLNDPMIRGADGRFKPVSWRDALAVVAEMAHQVKPEEIVGVAGQLSDAESMMALKDFLNKMGSNNVWCEANGSNRDADLRSGYILNSSIAGLEKADAFLLVGTQPRVEAAIVNARIRKTVQANHAKVGYVGPPADFNYNHEHLGTGPQTLLEIAERRHPFSSVLANAKNPAIIVGAGVHERKDKDAIFSAVEAIGKYANVVRPDWNGFNVLLLKAAQAAALDLGLVPESENSIESAKFVYLMGADDTNLEKVPSDAFVVYQGHHGDRGVYRANVILPAAAFSEKEGTYVNTEGCSQQTVPAVPTVGDARDDWKIIRALSEVAGVRLPYDTLGAIRSRIRTVAPNILQVDEREPATFSLSIKPESTQKVDTTPFGIAVENFYMTDSITRASKIMAQCSSLLLKK; encoded by the exons ATGGGGTTGGGATCGCTTGCTTCGAGGGCCATGAGGCCCACAGTGTCAAGGCTCCTCGGCTTCCAGAACCCTAggcccttcttctccttccacAGAGCGGTCTCAACCACGCCGGAGCTCCAGAACGCCGATCAATCAGCGGCGGCGGCCCATCCCGACCCCCCCGCAGATCTCCCTCCTCGGACCCCTGTGGGCGGGGCCCGTGTCCACTTCCCGAATCCCGAAGATGCCATCGAAGTCTTTGTCGATGGATACCCCGTCAAAATCCCCAAGGGATTTACTGTTTTGCAGGCCTGTGAGGTCGCCGGCGTTGATATCCCTAGATTCTGCTACCACAGCCGGTTGTCGATTGCCGGTAATTGCCGTATGTGCCTTGTTGAGGTTGAGAAGTCGCCGAAGCCGGTCGCCTCCTGCGCCATGCCTGCCATGCCTG GCATGAAAATTAAGACTGATACTCCAATAGCAAAGAAGGCTCGAGAAGGGGTGATGGAGTTTTTGCTGATGAATCATCCCTTGGATTGTCCAATTTGCGATCAAGGAGGAGAATGTGATCTGCAGGATCAGTCTATGGCATTTGGATCTGACCGCGGCCGTTTCACTGAGGTTAAGAGATCTGTAGTTGATAAGAATCTTGGACCTTTGGTGAAGACTGTAATGACTCGGTGTATTCAATGTACAAG GTGTGTCAGATTTGCAACAGAGGTTGCTGGGGTTCAGGACCTTGGCATGTTAGGTCGTGGCAGCGGAGAGGAAATTGGGACTTATGTTGAAAAACTTATGACAAGTGAGCTTTCTGGAAATGTGATAGATATCTGTCCTGTGGGAGCTCTAACCTCAAAACCATTTGCCTTTAAAGCCCGAAATTGGGAATTAAAGGGAACAGAGACCATTGATGTTACTGATGCTGTTGGATCCAACATTCGAATTGATAGCCGAGGTCCAGAGGTCTTGCGCATTGTCCCACGATTAAATGAG GACATAAATGAAGAATGGATATCAGACAAGACTCGATTCTGTTATGATGGTTTGAAGAGGCAGAGGTTAAATGACCCTATGATTCGTGGTGCTGATGGGCGCTTTAAGCCTGTGAGCTGGCGTGATGCCCTTGCTGTAGTTGCCGAGATGGCTCATCAAGTTAAACCAGAGGAGATCGTTGGGGTTGCTGGTCAGCTATCTGATGCTGAGTCTATGATGGCACTGAAAGACTTCTTAAATAAAATGGGGTCAAACAATGTCTGGTGTGAAGCAAATGGTTCGAACCGTGATGCTGATCTTCGATCCGGATATATTCTGAATAGTAGCATTGCTGGTCTTGAGAAAGCAGATGCTTTTCTATTGGTTGGTACCCAG CCAAGGGTAGAAGCTGCTATTGTAAATGCTAGAATCCGGAAGACGGTGCAAGCTAACCATGCCAAGGTTGGGTACGTTGGCCCTCCAGCTGATTTCAACTACAATCACGAGCATCTCGGCACAGGCCCTCAGACACTTCTAGAAATTGCTGAACGTCGTCACCCATTTTCCTCAGTCCTCGCAAATGCTAAAAACCCTGCCATCATTGTTGGTGCTGGGGTTCACGAGAGAAAGGACAAGGATGCAATTTTTTCTGCTGTTGAAGCCATTGGAAAATACGCTAATGTTGTAAGGCCTGATTGGAATGGATTCAACGTACTGCTTCTCAAAGCCGCCCAGGCTGCAGCACTTGACCTTGGGCTTGTACCAGAATCTGAAAACAGCATCGAATCTGCAAAGTTTGTTTACCTGATGGGCGCTGATGATACCAACTTGGAGAAGGTTCCAAGTGATGCATTTGTGGTTTATCAAGGGCATCATGGGGACCGAGGTGTGTATCGTGCTAACGTCATCCTTCCTGCAGCAGCATTCAGTGAAAAGGAAGGAACATACGTAAACACTGAAGGGTGCTCACAGCAAACAGTACCTGCAGTTCCGACTGTCGGTGATGCCAGGGATGACTGGAAGATAATTCGGGCTCTATCTGAGGTGGCAGGCGTGCGGCTGCCATATGATACGCTTGGGGCAATCCGATCCCGGATCAGGACAGTGGCACCAAACATTTTGCAAGTAGACGAGAGAGAGCCAGCTACCTTTTCATTATCGATTAAGCCCGAGTCCACTCAAAAGGTGGATACCACTCCATTTGGGATTGCAGTTGAGAATTTCTACATGACCGATTCGATCACCAGGGCTTCGAAGATAATGGCACAATGCAGTTCATTGCTCCTGAAGAAGTGA
- the LOC137707697 gene encoding nicastrin isoform X2 yields the protein MESVPDLQSSMYMTLDGYPCVRLLNLSGEIGCSNPGREKVVAPIIRLNNATELSQLSAVLLSVDKIQSFLARILNDSNFAKNVAGVLVESRPELQNQLKGFSPAQKFPQSEFAPYTSINYEWNPTGSGIMWNPYNFPVFLLSQTSTLTIQEAAIKNQKSKKSYTDDVAEFDLVMQTMKSGTRDSESCLKENTCLPLGGYSVWSSLPPINISSPEHSKPIILVLASMDSASFFRDKALGANSPISGLISLLAAVDALSRADDLDGFNKQLVFAVFTGEAWGYLGSRRFLLELDLQSNAVSGLNYSLIEKVVEIGSVGKGLNQGAKNFFIHTAGVSSSTNETLDAVSRAQDSVKSENITISSANASNPGIPPSSLMTFLRKNSLTSGVVLEDFDNVFTNKFYHSHLDDLSNINSSSIAAAASLVARSLYILASDTKNLSSSALMSINVNASLVEELVGCLVDCEPGLSCDLVKSYISPANTCPSHYVGVILDEPSSTPDLGYVGDISRFVWNFLAERTSIPKENASSVCTQDCSNDGEVCIRAETEGKGVCVVSTTRYVPAYSTRLKFESGGTWTVLPPNNSDPMGQLDAVWTESNWDVIGLRVYTVQNSSFDRLVLLGSIAVTVLAYFAIVIFKGCVTKALKRD from the exons ATGGAGTCAGTTCCTGATCTTCAGAGTTCAATGTATATGACACTTGATGGATATCCTTGTGTACGGCTACTCAATCTTTCTGGGGAGATTGGTTGTTCAA ATCCTGGAAGAGAGAAGGTTGTCGCTCCGATTATAAGATTGAACAATGCTACTGAGTTGTCTCAGTTATCTGCAGTTCTGTTGTCAGTtgataaaattcaaagttttcttgCCAG AATATTGAATGATTCAAATTTTGCTAAAAATGTTGCCGGTGTCTTGGTTGAATCCAGACCTGAGCTGCAAAATCAGTTGAAAG GATTCTCTCCAGCTCAAAAGTTCCCACAATCTGAATTTGCTCCTTACACTAGCATCAACTATGAATGGAACCCAACT GGCTCTGGTATAATGTGGAACCCATATAACTTTCCTGTATTCTTACTCTCGCAGACTAGCACATTGACCATCCAGGAG GCGGCCATAAAGAATCAGAAGAGCAAGAAATCTTATACTGATGATGTGGCTGAGTTTGATCTGGTAATGCAG ACAATGAAATCTGGGACTCGTGATTCCGAATCTTGTCTAAAGGAAAACACTTGCCTTCCCTTAGGTGGATACAG TGTTTGGTCATCACTTCCCCCAATCAACATTTCATCACCAGAACACTCCAAGCCCATTATACTTGTACTGGCGTCAATGGATTCAGCTTCTTTTTTCCGTGATAAAGCACTCGGCGCCAACTCTCCTATATCT GGGCTGATTTCATTGCTGGCCGCAGTTGATGCACTTTCTCGTGCGGATGATCTGGATGGCTTCAATAAACAG CTTGTTTTCGCCGTTTTCACTGGAGAGGCCTGGGGCTATCTTGGTAGCAGGAGATTTTTGCTTGAACTTGATCTGCAGTCTAATGCTGTTAGTGGTCTTAATTACTCATTGATTGAGAAG GTTGTGGAAATTGGATCTGTTGGAAAGGGCCTCAACCAAGGAGCTAAGAACTTTTTCATTCATACAGCTGGG GTTTCATCTTCCACAAATGAGACATTGGATGCTGTGAGTCGTGCCCAAGATTCAGTCAAGTCTGAAAACATTACAATCTCATCTGCAAATGCTTCAAATCCTGGGATACCTCCATCCTCCTTGATGACTTTTCTGAGAAAG AACTCTCTAACCTCTGGGGTTGTGTTGGAAGATTTTGATAATGTCTTCACCAACAAGTTCTACCACAGTCACCTTGATGATTTAT CAAATATCAACTCATCATCCATTGCGGCAGCTGCTTCCCTTGTAGCACGCTCCCTTTACATTCTTGCAAGTGACACCAAAAATCTAAGCAGTTCTGCTCTGATGTCTATCAACGTGAATGCTTCACTAGTTGAAGAACTAGTGGGTTGCCTGGTAGACTGTGAGCCAGGTCTTTCTTGTGATCTGGTGAAAAGCTATATATCACCAGCCAATACCTGCCCGAGCCATTATGTTGGCGTTATACTTGATGAACCTTCCTCCACACCTGATCTGGGATACGTTGGTGACATTTCAAGGTTCGTTTGGAACTTCCTGGCCGAAAGAACTTCTATTCCGAAGGAAAATGCAAGCTCTGTTTGTACTCAAGACTGCAGTAATGATGGTGAAGTATGTATTAGAGCAGAAACAGAGGGAAAGGGTGTCTGTGTTGTCTCCACAACCAG ATATGTTCCGGCATACTCAACACGGTTGAAATTTGAATCTGGTGGAACGTGGACTGTGTTGCCTCCGAATAACTCTGACCCCATGGGGCAGTTGGACGCTGTTTGGACAGAGAGCAACTGGGATGTGATCGGGCTTCGGGTCTACACTGTCCAAAATTCTTCTTTCGATCGTCTCGTCTTACTCGGGAGCATTGCCGTTACAGTCTTGGCTTACTTTGCAATAGTGATTTTCAAGGGCTGCGTGACGAAGGCTTTAAAACGCGATTGA